The proteins below come from a single Pichia kudriavzevii chromosome 2, complete sequence genomic window:
- a CDS encoding uncharacterized protein (PKUD0B03720; Pfam Domains: RVT_1(4.7e-52)|rve(8.9e-26)|Retrotrans_gag(1.7e-10)), with protein MNSEVNAMHAGSNPSQVNLNMVFKGNEKNSVRLAQQFLFKLDMAFKLQESMGKDVSELFKVATAMLNLDGSALAWFTNRYGNSELPLWHQFVEEFTLEFCPTDEFELRQVAAKYNGCHQGKNSVEQFIQEFEGYRTLLPGEYENEWATRDRFVQGLRAEIRGRVFQHRPNSLAEAKFLARDFEKDSAPRARDFRFSHQDRWRGEPMEIDSIKNKNYRGRNFDSYKRNKNYNRNYNGGYAGRKPRQRKFKLVRNQKVVGSDIAINPPTIENANLQLKNEIQHSTKFDKYILDNKDIENLSVSNVYMDRKELPLLKVKNELFKECVALVDSGASRNFLDYEFVKSHQLENYLEPTEFEDVVAANKKTISVKGELTLELQFKLRDEWQNENIRFLVLENINHKMILGFPFVKDHGNKVDWENIEKETETPEIPDIEEQIESSDENDLEETQENELIGINSMRAVRRNLKNVDNYPLLLFVQSVEEKENNNVLEEPYGGVVGIRKKIHEEFRDVVTNDQPTSLPPQRDLTHRIILIEPTKSTYRRQYKLSYSEKQELNKQVDELLKQGFIKPSSSPFNSPVLFVKKKDGSMRMCVDYRLLNNNTVKDKFPIPRIDELITCFGGASVFSKLDLMSGYFQVRIAENDMEKTAFSTDYGHYEWVVMPFGLTNAPSTFQRMMNRILAPYLNQFVQVYLDDIIIYSKTVEEHYSHIEKILELLRRNKLIAKKKKCSFYFKTLGFLGHLISSRGIQTDPAKIDKIKSWPIPKNAKDAQSFLGLAGYYRRFIKDYSKIASPIMEFANKKCVWKEPQDKAFEELKGKLINAPILVHPIWEDGYTFVVHTDACGTALGYVLEQLDSDGKLRGVIAYGSRKLIGSELNYSIYDREFLAVVEALKNWRYYLLNRHFVLKTDHRSLVYLKRQNAIDSHRVARWLDYLADYDFTIQYVKGPTNSVADALSRYPYEEKEVGINTIESVLTPNQELLERIIKSYDEDNEIKEIYDILKENLPIPKSIHNHIKHYSIEDNLLYFSVVKGGNDRRIVVSPKSKLVQEIIGNAHDGNSAGHFGYFKTYMRLHPMFYWPNMLKSVKRYCQRCTVCQKTKPETTGQRGLFSPLPIPEGRWTDISLDFVTGVPRCKNGHDMILVVVDRFTKMAHFIPTRKTATAEQCAKLMVDNCFKLHGIPKRMVSDKDIRFMNKFWFTVYKIFGTSLLFSTTNHPQTDGQTERTNRILNQLLRNYASNDLYSWDKWLSMAEFAYNSSHQVSIGSSPFEVCYGYLPDSPMFISSSRVSSRRYSNKAEEFALEMKVIMENVKENMIEAQRSQETQHNKSRVYETFEVGDWILLHKDAYGSDRLYYKIQPVYYGPYKVVKKISDNAYEVDLPKTNKKDRVINVRWLRRFLQTDKQFPKVPPRTIAEARSRLTEIIGIAGIDETNDTLDVYWKDCDPCHSSSIPFSLFLEIPEDLQRTLWDNAKAIDKDNKLRDEVSKAAE; from the exons ATGAATTCAGAAGTTAACGCGATGCATGCAGGTTCTAACCCGTCGCAAGTTAACTTAAACATGGTATTCAAGGGTAACGAAAAGAACTCTGTTCGTTTAGCCCAACAATTTCTGTTCAAACTTGACATGGCCTTTAAACTACAAGAAAGTATGGGAAAGGATGTCTCAGAATTATTTAAGGTAGCAACCGCAATGCTCAACCTCGATGGATCCGCTCTCGCCTGGTTCACTAACAGGTATGGAAACTCCGAATTACCTTTATGGCATCAATTTGTCGAAGAGTTTACACTCGAATTCTGTCCAACAGACGAATTTGAGTTGAGACAAGTGGCAGCAAAATACAATGGCTGTCACCAAGGTAAAAATTCCGTGGAACAATTTATCCAGGAATTTGAAGGGTACCGGACCTTACTCCCAGGTGAGTATGAGAACGAATGGGCCACCAGAGATAGGTTTGTGCAAGGATTACGTGCAGAAATTAGAGGACGCGTATTCCAACATAGACCAAACTCGCTTGCTGAAGCCAAATTTTTAGCAAGAGACTTTGAGAAGGACTCAGCACCCAGAGCTAGAGACTTTAGATTCTCGCATCAAGATAGATGGAGAGGTGAACCAATGGAAATAGACTCcattaaaaataaaaattatcGTGGTCGGAATTTTGACagttataaaagaaacaagaattACAACAGAAACTATAATGGTGGTTACGCTGGTAGAAAAC CAAGACAgagaaaatttaaattaGTTAGGAACCAAAAGGTGGTTGGTTCCGATATTGCTATAAACCCACCTACAatagaaaatgcaaatctGCAATTAAAGAACGAGATTCAACACTCTACTAAGTTTGACAAGTATATACTAGATAACAAGGATATAGAAAATTTAAGTGTTTCGAACGTTTACATGGATAGGAAAGAACTTCCGCTTTTGAAAGTTAAAAATGAATTATTTAAGGAATGTGTTGCTTTAGTTGACAGCGGTGCGTCAAGAAACTTTTTGGATTACGAATTCGTTAAATCACAtcaattagaaaattatttAGAGCCTacagaatttgaagatgttgtcGCCGCTAATAAGAAAACGATCAGCGTTAAAGGAGAATTAACCTTAGAATTACAATTTAAGCTAAGAGACGAATGgcaaaatgagaatattaGATTCTTAGTCTTAGAGAATATCAACCATAAAATGATATTAGGTTTCCCATTTGTTAAAGATCATGGAAATAAAGTTGACTGGGAAAATATCGAAAAGGAAACGGAAACTCCTGAAATCCCAGATATCGAAGAACAAATAGAGTCAAGCGACGAAAACGACTTAGaagaaacacaagaaaatgaacttaTAGGTATTAACTCCATGCGTGCAGTTAGaagaaatttaaagaatgttgataattatcCATTATTACTGTTTGTGCAgtcagttgaagaaaaagaaaacaataatgttttagaaGAACCTTACGGTGGTGTTGTTGGAATTAGGaagaaaattcatgaagaaTTTAGAGATGTGGTGACCAATGACCAACCCACCAGTTTACCTCCCCAAAGGGATTTGACTCACAGAATTATACTCATTGAACCTACCAAGAGTACATACAGACGCCAGTACAAATTAAGTTAttcagagaaacaagagcTGAATaaacaagttgatgaaCTGCTAAAACAAGGTTTTATCAAGCCTAGCTCCAGTCCTTTCAATAGTCCTGTATTATTtgtcaagaagaaagatggtaGTATGAGAATGTGTGTCGATTATAGGTTATTAAACAACAATACGGTAAAAGACAAGTTCCCAATACCACGAATCGATGAATTAATCACATGTTTTGGAGGAGCTTCagtattttccaagttggatttgatgtCAGGGTACTTTCAGGTCAGAATCGCAGAAAATGATATGGAAAAAACAGCCTTTTCCACAGATTACGGTCACTACGAGTGGGTTGTGATGCCTTTCGGTTTAACCAACGCCCCTAGtactttccaaagaatGATGAATAGGATTCTAGCACCTTATTTGAACCAATTTGTTCAGGTGTACCTGGATGATATTATAATTTACTCAAAGACTGTCGAAGAACACTACAGtcacattgaaaaaatattggaattgctCAGGAGAAATAAGCTGATTgcgaagaaaaagaaatgctCATTTTACTTCAAAACCTTAGGTTTCTTAGGACATCTCATTTCAAGCAGAGGTATCCAGACTGACCCTGCTAAGATagacaaaatcaagagTTGGCCAATTCCGAAAAACGCCAAAGACGCTCAATCATTCCTAGGATTAGCTGGTTATTATCgaagatttatcaaagattaTTCTAAGATTGCATCTCCTATAATGGAATTCGCAAATAAGAAATGTGTTTGGAAAGAACCTCAAGATAAAGCATTCGAAGAGCTGAAAGGAAAGTTGATTAATGCCCCAATTTTAGTACATCCTATTTGGGAAGATGGTTATACATTTGTGGTGCACACAGATGCTTGTGGTACTGCGTTAGGTTACGTGTTAGAACAGCTTGATTCAGATGGAAAATTACGTGGTGTAATAGCCTATGGCTCCAGGAAATTAATAGGTTCAGAATtaaattattcaatataTGACCGTGAATTTCTCGCTGTTGTCGAAGCATTAAAGAACTGGCGTTACTATTTATTAAATCGGCACTTtgtattgaaaacagatCACAGATCGTTGGTCTATTTAAAGCGACAGAATGCAATAGATAGCCATAGAGTGGCCAGATGGTTGGATTATTTAGCTGATTACGATTTCACCATTCAGTACGTGAAAGGTCCTACTAATTCAGTAGCAGACGCTTTGTCTAGGTACCCCTACGAGGAGAAAGAAGTTGGTATCAACACAATAGAATCGGTGTTAACACCAAATCAGGAACTGCTAGAACGGATCATTAAGTCGTACgatgaagacaatgaaATTAAGGAGATATACGACATattgaaagagaatttgCCGATCCCGAAGTCAATCCATAACCACATCAAacattattcaattgaGGATAATTTACTATATTTCTCAGTGGTTAAAGGAGGAAATGATCGAAGAATAGTAGTCTCCCCTAAGTCTAAGTTGGTTCAGGAAATTATTGGTAACGCTCATGACGGTAACTCTGCTGGTCATTTCGggtatttcaaaacatacATGAGACTTCACCCTATGTTCTACTGGCCAAATATGCTAAAAAGCGTGAAGagatattgtcaaagatGTACGGTTTGCCAGAAAACCAAACCCGAGACAACTGGTCAAAGAGGATTATTTTCCCCTCTTCCAATTCCTGAAGGAAGATGGACAGACATCAGTTTGGATTTTGTCACAGGTGTTCCCAGATGCAAAAATGGACACGATATGATTTTGGTAGTGGTGGATAGATTCACGAAGATGGCACATTTCATCCCCACTAGGAAAACTGCAACCGCAGAGCAATGTGCAAAATTGATGGTAGATAATTGTTTTAAATTACATGggattccaaaaagaatggtttcGGATAAAGATATAAGGTTCATGAATAAATTTTGGTTTACGGTGTACAAGATATTTGGTACATCCTTACTTTTCTCGACCACTAATCATCCTCAAACCGATGGTCAAACAGAAAGAACGAACAGAATCTTAAACCAGTTACTAAGAAATTATGCGAGTAACGATCTCTACAGTTGGGACAAATGGTTGTCAATGGCCGAATTTGCCTACAATAGTTCCCATCAAGTCTCGATAGgttcatcaccatttgaagtttgctATGGTTACTTACCAGACTCGCCAATGTTTATTTCTAGCAGTCGTGTTTCAAGTAGAAGGTACAGCAATaaagctgaagaattcgCATTAGAAATGAAAGTCATCATGGAAAAtgtgaaagaaaacatgattGAAGCGCAAAGAAGTCAGGAAACACAGCATAATAAGTCGAGAGTGTACgaaacatttgaagttggagaTTGGATACTATTACACAAAGATGCATATGGTAGTGATAGATTGtattacaaaatacaaCCGGTATACTACGGACCCTACAAGGTTGTCAAAAAGATATCAGACAACGCTTACGAAGTTGATTTACCGAAAACGAATAAAAAGGATAGAGTAATCAATGTCAGATGGCTTAGAAGATTCTTACAAACGGATAAACAGTTTCCCAAGGTACCCCCAAGAACAATAGCTGAAGCAAGAAGTAGACTGACCGAGATTATCGGTATAGCTGGTATCGACGAAACAAACGATACATTGGATGTCTACTGGAAAGATTGTGACCCTTGTCATAGTTCAAGCatcccattttcattatttttagagATCCCAGAAGATTTACAGAGAACTTTATGGGATAATGCAAAAGCAATTGATAAGGACAATAAACTTCGGGACGAAGTTTCTAAAGCGGCGGAGTAA
- a CDS encoding uncharacterized protein (PKUD0B03700; similar to Saccharomyces cerevisiae YJR022W (LSM8); ancestral locus Anc_5.130), with product MSSLKDFVSQPVKVLTIDGHLVMGNLEGYDQNTNVVLTNAIERVFSPNQIIKPKPSKGVIIRGDDIISVGTFDNEEESQVDYSRVFADKINDSKNCSLTPKSVTRK from the coding sequence ATGAGCTCATTAAAGGATTTTGTATCACAACCAGTGAAAGTGCTGACAATCGATGGGCACTTGGTTATGGGGAACTTAGAGGGATATGATCAAAACACAAATGTTGTATTGACTAATGCTATTGAACGTGTATTCTCTCCTAATCAGATTATAAAGCCAAAACCTTCGAAAGGAGTCATAATACGAGGTGATGACATAATTTCAGTGGGTACCTTtgacaatgaagaagaaagtcAAGTGGATTATAGTAGAGTATTTGCAGATAAAATTAACGACTCGAAAAATTGCTCCTTAACCCCAAAATCGGTGACAAGAAAGTAA
- a CDS encoding uncharacterized protein (PKUD0B03710; similar to Saccharomyces cerevisiae YJR024C (MDE1); ancestral locus Anc_5.129), protein MVNLKSIFSNTSPAPPLRVASPKKGCSCSSKKSKSDSCCKAEPKSSGKSCCKTESTMASKPLMAETTGSSSSSTSLNSEVKLCCRGSSEANEDEVIQDTDALVLSKHPDHPANLICEFCRIFYNNGWVTGTGGGITIRDNDYVYLAPSGVQKERIQPLDIFVMSLETQKYLRKPLHYKPSACTPLFMAAYTMRNAGACIHTHSQNAVMCTLLFDKVFEISSIEQIKALPKIVEQGNMWYSDKLVIPIIENTEKEEDLEASLRKAIAEYPAATAVLVRRHGIYVWGETVWKAKIYNEAIDYLLELAVKMKQMGIPTVKLD, encoded by the coding sequence ATGGTCAACCTCAAGTCgatcttttcaaatacttcACCTGCTCCTCCATTAAGAGTTGCATCACCAAAAAAGGGATGTAGTTGCAGTTCGAAAAAGTCAAAGTCCGATTCATGTTGTAAAGCTGAACCAAAATCTTCTGGAAAGTCCTGCTGTAAAACAGAGTCTACAATGGCATCAAAGCCACTAATGGCGGAAACAACAGggtcatcatcatcatcaacttcattgAATTCTGAGGTTAAATTGTGTTGCAGGGGAAGCTCTGAAgcaaatgaagatgaagttaTACAGGATACCGATGCCTTGGTATTATCCAAACATCCTGATCATCCGGCAAATTTGATTTGCGAGTTTTGTAGAATATTTTACAATAATGGTTGGGTCACCGGCACTGGTGGCGGAATCACGATCAGAGACAATGATTATGTTTATCTAGCACCAAGTGGGGTACAGAAGGAACGCATCCAACCATTAGATATTTTTGTCATGTCTCTCGAAACTCAAAAGTATCTCAGAAAACCATTGCATTACAAGCCATCCGCATGTACACCGCTATTTATGGCTGCATACACCATGAGAAATGCTGGCGCATGTATTCATACTCATTCCCAAAATGCAGTTATGTGCACCTTGTTGTTCGACAAAGTATTCGAAATTTCATCTATTGAACAAATAAAGGCGTTGCCGAAAATAGTCGAACAGGGGAACATGTGGTATTCTGATAAATTGGTGATTCCTATAATCGAAAACACCGAAAAGGAGGAGGATCTTGAAGCATCTTTACGCAAGGCAATTGCAGAGTATCCAGCTGCAACCGCCGTATTAGTCAGAAGACACGGCATATATGTTTGGGGTGAAACGGTATGGAAAGCCAAAATTTACAATGAAGCCATCGATTATCTACTGGAATTAGCTGTTAAGATGAAACAAATGGGTATTCCAACTGTCAAACTTGATTAG
- a CDS encoding uncharacterized protein (PKUD0B03670; similar to Saccharomyces cerevisiae YGR207C (CIR1); ancestral locus Anc_5.126), translating into MSSKIKILVPVKRVIDAALKPRINATNNGVESTGVKYSINPFDDIAVEEACKMKKNHKTLVESIHAVSIGPSKAKDVLRTALGRGADTSTLVDVGDAQVEPLVVSKILKSIAEKEKANLIVLGKQAIDDDSNQVGQMLAGLLGWSQATNAAKVTIGEDGFVEVEREIDGGVEVVKAPLPMIITTDLRLNEPKFVTLPKMMKAKKKPLEVISPSDLNVEITSRLETISLKEPEARKPGVIVNNVDELISKLKELKAI; encoded by the coding sequence ATGTCAAGCAAAATCAAGATTTTAGTCCCTGTGAAGAGAGTTATTGACGCAGCTCTCAAGCCTAGAATCAATGCAACAAACAACGGCGTTGAGTCTACCGGCGTGAAGTACAGTATCAATCCGTTTGACGATATagctgttgaagaagcatgtaaaatgaaaaagaatcACAAAACCCTAGTGGAATCAATCCACGCAGTCTCTATCGGTCCTAGCAAGGCGAAGGATGTTTTAAGAACAGCCTTGGGTAGAGGGGCCGACACTTCAACATTGGTCGATGTTGGTGATGCACAAGTTGAACCTTTAGTTGTTTCGAAAATTCTCAAGAGCATTgcagagaaggaaaaggcaAACTTGATAGTTCTTGGTAAGCAAgctattgatgatgactCTAATCAAGTTGGACAAATGCTTGCAGGTTTATTAGGGTGGTCGCAAGCTACAAATGCTGCCAAAGTTACCATTGGAGAGGACGGCTTTGTTGAGGTCGAAAGAGAGATTGATGGTGGTGTGGAGGTGGTCAAAGCACCACTGCCAATGATCATCACGACCGATTTAAGGTTAAACGAACCTAAGTTTGTTACGTTACcaaagatgatgaaagcTAAAAAGAAACCTTTAGAGGTAATCTCTCCATCTGACCTAAATGTAGAAATTACCAGCAGATTAGAGACgatttcattgaaagaaCCAGAGGCTAGAAAGCCTGGAGTTATAGTCAATAACGTGGATGAATTGATCTCTAAActgaaagaattgaaggcaatttga
- a CDS encoding uncharacterized protein (PKUD0B03690; similar to Saccharomyces cerevisiae YJR021C (REC107); ancestral locus Anc_5.131) yields MINSDITELSSDFEITPNETEKFEKQELITWACKLELESIDYRNTSMQLIEQLSKLSKTLTDNLKNTSLYLFQLKNEMGQRDVKIKNFIEVSIAEELDTAYNNLAGISSKIKNVQQSIYKLEHHKIEEIISNIERSKYQQRSKDKQQDEKIRELEIQVKLLLQRQEYINLLKTPESSSSGTSLPKREFSHESFQQNEENKGKLAEVSSVRLPLSQRGISSQPSLQLSSRKEKHAPLRRNKKAPSRSTKLPKQARGKTFTRKLL; encoded by the coding sequence ATGATAAATTCCGACATTACCGAGTTGTCCAGTGATTTCGAAATTACTCCAAATGAGACagaaaaatttgaaaaacaagaattgaTAACATGGGCCTGCAAGTTGGAGCTTGAAAGTATTGATTATAGAAATACAAGTATGCAGTTGATCGAACAGCTATCAAAATTATCCAAGACTTTAACTGATAACTTGAAGAATACGTCTCTTTATTTGTTCCAGCTAAAAAATGAGATGGGACAGAGAGATGTGAAGatcaaaaacttcattgAAGTTTCCATCGCAGAAGAATTAGACACTGCATATAACAACTTGGCTGGTATCTCAagtaaaattaaaaatgtCCAACAAAGTATATACAAACTTGAACATCacaaaattgaagagattaTCAGCAACATTGAAAGAAGTAAGTACCAGCAACGTAGTAAAGATAAACAgcaagatgaaaaaattagagaatTAGAGATCCAGGTTAAATTGCTACTACAAAGACAAGAATATATAAACCTTTTGAAAACCCCTGAAAGCTCTTCAAGTGGAACTTCACTCCCAAAACGGGAATTCTCCCACGAATCCTTCCAAcaaaatgaggaaaacaaaGGTAAGCTAGCTGAGGTGTCATCTGTGCGTCTTCCACTCTCTCAAAGGGGGATATCCTCTCAACCATCTTTACAATTAAGTTCGAGAAAGGAGAAACATGCACCCTTAAGGCGTAACAAAAAGGCCCCATCTCGATCAACTAAGCTACCGAAACAAGCCCGAGGAAAGACATTCACTCGTAAACTTCTCTAA
- a CDS encoding uncharacterized protein (PKUD0B03680; similar to Saccharomyces cerevisiae YGR205W (TDA10); ancestral locus Anc_5.132) encodes MSFLNISLASIKTKEMSNSSVVDEAIRFLAPFLEKKLYCQEKKPLVIGIEGPQGSGKTTAATNIRVKLLEKINCNIVQFSMDDFYLTFEQQLNLNRENQDNKLLQGRGLPGTHDVELLMKIFKDLIDIDHDKSPVKIPVYDKSLHNGKGDRLPLEKWNVVEKRVDLIIFEGWFNGYTSINTEETLIRKWNSIKATHPRKFGDVEDRHIQKINCDLRRYEQIWGLFDLFVCIKTENINNVYRWRLQQEHALIKKKGSGMTDMEVETFVDRYMPVYYLYYDGLGKTEEKINSLELDIDEFRNLVNSNYIMQ; translated from the coding sequence ATGTCATTTCTAAATATTTCTCTGGCAAGTATAAAAACTAAGGAAATGAGCAACTCCAGTGTCGTCGATGAAGCAATTAGGTTCCTTGCACCCTTCttagagaaaaaactttattgccaagagaaaaaaccCTTAGTTATTGGAATCGAAGGACCACAGGGCTCTGGTAAGACCACAGCTGCTACCAACATCAGAGTGAAGTtattggaaaaaatcaattgtAACATTGTGCAATTTTCTATGGATGACTTTTATCTGACCTTTGAACAACAACTAAACTTGAACAGAGAAAACCAAGATAATAAACTGCTACAGGGTCGAGGACTGCCTGGAACACATGATGTagagttgttgatgaaaatattcaagGATTTGATTGACATTGATCACGACAAATCACCAGTTAAGATTCCCGTCTACGATAAATCGTTGCACAATGGAAAGGGCGACCGTTTGCCCcttgaaaaatggaatgTAGTTGAAAAGAGAGTCGATCTAATTATATTTGAAGGCTGGTTTAATGGATACACATCCATCAATACTGAGGAAACGCTCATTCGAAAATGGAATAGCATCAAAGCTACCCATCCCCGTAAGTTCGGTGATGTGGAAGACAGACATATCCAAAAAATTAATTGCGACTTGAGGCGATATGAACAGATTTGGGGGCTTTTCGACCTCTTTGTATGTATCAAAactgaaaacatcaacaatgtATATAGGTGGAGATTACAGCAAGAGCATGCTTTGattaagaaaaaaggaTCAGGAATGACTGATATGGAAGTAGAGACATTTGTTGATCGATATATGCCTGTTTATTATCTTTACTATGATGGCCTAGGGAAAACCGAAGAAAAGATCAACTCCCTAGAACTAgacattgatgaattcaGAAATCTGGTAAACTCTAACTATATCATGCAATAG